The proteins below are encoded in one region of Ricinus communis isolate WT05 ecotype wild-type chromosome 6, ASM1957865v1, whole genome shotgun sequence:
- the LOC8275282 gene encoding U-box domain-containing protein 25 has protein sequence MPGSLESLDLSVQIPYHFRCPISLELMRDPVTVSTGQTYDRASIESWVATGNSTCPVTRLPLTDFTLIPNHTLRRLIQDWCVANRSFGIERIPTPKQPAEPSLVRSLLNQVTSVTNTAHSRLSAIRRLKSLARDTDKNRSLISSHNATNLLVNLLFSNTSSDLTHEAMSLVVMFPLTESECISIASNTERIIFLANLLFHSSIEIRVNSAALIETVIAGTKSSDLRAQFSNVDEIVEGVIELLKRPISNYPRALKIGIKALFALCLVKQTRHKAVSAGAVETLIDRLADFDKCDAERALATIELLCRVPEGVAEFAEHALTVPLLVKTILKISDRATEYAAGALLALCTASEKSQREAVSAGILTQLLLLVQSDCTDRAKRKAQMLLKLLRDSWLDHDSSANSDDFVCSEVEVVPF, from the coding sequence ATGCCCGGAAGTTTAGAGTCTTTAGATTTAAGTGTACAGATACCTTACCATTTCAGATGTCCAATCTCCCTCGAACTCATGCGTGACCCTGTCACCGTTAGCACCGGTCAAACCTACGACCGTGCCAGCATCGAATCATGGGTTGCTACCGGTAACAGTACATGTCCAGTCACTCGTCTTCCTCTTACCGATTTCACGCTCATCCCCAACCATACTCTTCGCCGCCTAATCCAAGACTGGTGCGTCGCTAATCGTTCTTTCGGTATCGAACGCATTCCTACGCCTAAACAGCCAGCTGAACCTAGCCTCGTTCGGTCTCTACTGAACCAAGTTACGTCTGTTACGAATACAGCTCATTCACGCCTTTCAGCTATTCGTCGGCTCAAATCTCTCGCTCGTGACACGGACAAAAATCGGTCTCTCATCTCTTCACATAATGCTACGAATCTTCTCGTCAATCTTCTGTTCTCCAACACTTCATCGGATTTAACTCACGAAGCAATGTCCCTCGTCGTTATGTTTCCACTCACGGAGTCAGAATGCATATCTATAGCGTCAAACACCGAGAGAATCATTTTTTTGGCGAATCTCTTGTTCCACTCGTCAATCGAAATCCGAGTTAACTCAGCTGCACTTATCGAAACAGTTATCGCCGGAACAAAATCTTCAGATCTTCGTGCTCAATTCAGTAACGTCGATGAAATTGTCGAAGGAGTCATAGAGTTGTTAAAAAGGCCAATCTCCAACTATCCTCGCGCGCTTAAAATCGGAATCAAAGCGCTATTCGCGTTATGTCTAGTTAAGCAGACACGGCACAAAGCTGTGTCCGCCGGAGCGGTGGAGACGTTAATTGATAGATTAGCGGACTTCGACAAATGTGACGCGGAGAGAGCATTAGCAACGATAGAGCTTTTGTGCAGAGTTCCGGAAGGAGTAGCGGAATTCGCGGAGCATGCTCTGACAGTGCCGTTACTGGTGAAGACGATACTGAAGATATCGGACAGAGCGACGGAGTACGCGGCGGGAGCATTACTGGCGTTATGTACGGCGTCGGAGAAGAGTCAGAGAGAGGCGGTGAGTGCAGGGATATTGACGCAGCTGTTGTTACTCGTGCAAAGTGATTGTACGGATAGAGCAAAGAGGAAAGCGCAGATGTTGTTGAAATTGCTTAGGGATTCATGGCTGGATCATGATTCTTCTGCTAATTCTGATGATTTTGTTTGTAGTGAAGTCGAAGTTGTTCCTTTttga